One Tenebrio molitor chromosome 2, icTenMoli1.1, whole genome shotgun sequence genomic region harbors:
- the LOC138124049 gene encoding uncharacterized protein isoform X2 gives MRLKESFQVLQIVMTTTPRAIALKADMISWRHLFKTIVVILNLKKKKLKVLLLKIDLPYDTEIVESDHAVSATIEGRRIFDVAFLVEQLKTFGHHSEGLFGCSGNNMSFQKEIRRGSCFELVFKCDMCHKVEKLFSEPKDESYMDVNTATVLGNTCTGQSFSQMEERYAVLNMPSMSSKTYFKIEERLQKVIGERALEEMKEAIDEEKQLAIKRGDVDENGVPLLTVVADGSWAKRSYKCNYSSLSGMASIIGFHTGKVLFIGVRNIFCLLCTLAEKRQIDTPTHTCFKNWSGSPNAMESDIIVGGFQQSIPMHGAKYIRLIGL, from the exons atgagaCTCAAGGAGAGCTTTCAAGTTTTACAAATTGTGATGA CAACAACTCCGAGAGCAATAGCACTCAAAGCAGATATGATTTCATGGAGACATCTTTTCAAGACAATAGTAGTGATTCTCAATCTAAAAAAGAAGAAGTTGAAAGTATTACTTCTCAAAATAG ATTTGCCATATGATACAGAAATAGTAGAATCGGATCATGCTGTTTCTGCTACAATTGAAGGCAGAAGGATTTTCGACGTTGCGTTCCTTGTGgaacaattaaaaacatttggacACCATTCAGAAGGTTTATTTGGTTGTAGTGGAAACAACATgagttttcaaaaagaaattagACGAGGAAGTTGTTTTGAGTTGGTGTTCAAATGTGATATGTGCCACAAGGtagaaaaacttttttctgAGCCTAAAGACGAATCTTATATGGATGTCAACACAGCCACT GTACTAGGAAACACTTGTACCGGACAAAGCTTTTCCCAAATGGAAGAGCGCTATGCCGTGTTGAATATGCCTTCTATGTCTTCAAAAacgtattttaaaatagaagaaCGTCTCCAGAAGGTAATTGGTGAGAGAGCTCTAGAGGAAATGAAGGAAGCGATTGATGAAGAGAAACAACTCGCCATAAAAAGAGGAGATGTAGACGAAAACGGGGTACCTCTTTTGACGGTAGTTGCTGACGGATCGTGGGCTAAACGGTCCTATAAATGTAATTATAGCTCTTTGTCGGGAATG GCTTCTATAATAGGGTTCCATACGGGAAAAGTTTTGTTTATTGGTGTACGAAACATCTTCTGTTTGCTTTGTACATTGGCGGAAAAAAGGCAAATTGACACACCAACTCATACTTGCTTCAAAAATTGGTCGGGTTCTCCAAATGCAATGGAATCCGACATAATTGTTGGAGGTTTTCAACAAAGCATTCCAATGCATGGAGCCAAGTATATTCGTTTAATAGGTTTGTAA
- the LOC138124049 gene encoding uncharacterized protein isoform X3, translated as METSFQDNSSDSQSKKEEVESITSQNSNDNELLDLPYDTEIVESDHAVSATIEGRRIFDVAFLVEQLKTFGHHSEGLFGCSGNNMSFQKEIRRGSCFELVFKCDMCHKVEKLFSEPKDESYMDVNTATVLGNTCTGQSFSQMEERYAVLNMPSMSSKTYFKIEERLQKVIGERALEEMKEAIDEEKQLAIKRGDVDENGVPLLTVVADGSWAKRSYKCNYSSLSGMASIIGFHTGKVLFIGVRNIFCLLCTLAEKRQIDTPTHTCFKNWSGSPNAMESDIIVGGFQQSIPMHGAKYIRLIGL; from the exons ATGGAGACATCTTTTCAAGACAATAGTAGTGATTCTCAATCTAAAAAAGAAGAAGTTGAAAGTATTACTTCTCAAAATAG TAATGATAATGAACTATTAGATTTGCCATATGATACAGAAATAGTAGAATCGGATCATGCTGTTTCTGCTACAATTGAAGGCAGAAGGATTTTCGACGTTGCGTTCCTTGTGgaacaattaaaaacatttggacACCATTCAGAAGGTTTATTTGGTTGTAGTGGAAACAACATgagttttcaaaaagaaattagACGAGGAAGTTGTTTTGAGTTGGTGTTCAAATGTGATATGTGCCACAAGGtagaaaaacttttttctgAGCCTAAAGACGAATCTTATATGGATGTCAACACAGCCACT GTACTAGGAAACACTTGTACCGGACAAAGCTTTTCCCAAATGGAAGAGCGCTATGCCGTGTTGAATATGCCTTCTATGTCTTCAAAAacgtattttaaaatagaagaaCGTCTCCAGAAGGTAATTGGTGAGAGAGCTCTAGAGGAAATGAAGGAAGCGATTGATGAAGAGAAACAACTCGCCATAAAAAGAGGAGATGTAGACGAAAACGGGGTACCTCTTTTGACGGTAGTTGCTGACGGATCGTGGGCTAAACGGTCCTATAAATGTAATTATAGCTCTTTGTCGGGAATG GCTTCTATAATAGGGTTCCATACGGGAAAAGTTTTGTTTATTGGTGTACGAAACATCTTCTGTTTGCTTTGTACATTGGCGGAAAAAAGGCAAATTGACACACCAACTCATACTTGCTTCAAAAATTGGTCGGGTTCTCCAAATGCAATGGAATCCGACATAATTGTTGGAGGTTTTCAACAAAGCATTCCAATGCATGGAGCCAAGTATATTCGTTTAATAGGTTTGTAA
- the LOC138124049 gene encoding uncharacterized protein isoform X1 has protein sequence MDKSYYFSNNSESNSTQSRYDFMETSFQDNSSDSQSKKEEVESITSQNSNDNELLDLPYDTEIVESDHAVSATIEGRRIFDVAFLVEQLKTFGHHSEGLFGCSGNNMSFQKEIRRGSCFELVFKCDMCHKVEKLFSEPKDESYMDVNTATVLGNTCTGQSFSQMEERYAVLNMPSMSSKTYFKIEERLQKVIGERALEEMKEAIDEEKQLAIKRGDVDENGVPLLTVVADGSWAKRSYKCNYSSLSGMASIIGFHTGKVLFIGVRNIFCLLCTLAEKRQIDTPTHTCFKNWSGSPNAMESDIIVGGFQQSIPMHGAKYIRLIGL, from the exons ATGGACAAGTCTTATTACTTTAGCAACAACTCCGAGAGCAATAGCACTCAAAGCAGATATGATTTCATGGAGACATCTTTTCAAGACAATAGTAGTGATTCTCAATCTAAAAAAGAAGAAGTTGAAAGTATTACTTCTCAAAATAG TAATGATAATGAACTATTAGATTTGCCATATGATACAGAAATAGTAGAATCGGATCATGCTGTTTCTGCTACAATTGAAGGCAGAAGGATTTTCGACGTTGCGTTCCTTGTGgaacaattaaaaacatttggacACCATTCAGAAGGTTTATTTGGTTGTAGTGGAAACAACATgagttttcaaaaagaaattagACGAGGAAGTTGTTTTGAGTTGGTGTTCAAATGTGATATGTGCCACAAGGtagaaaaacttttttctgAGCCTAAAGACGAATCTTATATGGATGTCAACACAGCCACT GTACTAGGAAACACTTGTACCGGACAAAGCTTTTCCCAAATGGAAGAGCGCTATGCCGTGTTGAATATGCCTTCTATGTCTTCAAAAacgtattttaaaatagaagaaCGTCTCCAGAAGGTAATTGGTGAGAGAGCTCTAGAGGAAATGAAGGAAGCGATTGATGAAGAGAAACAACTCGCCATAAAAAGAGGAGATGTAGACGAAAACGGGGTACCTCTTTTGACGGTAGTTGCTGACGGATCGTGGGCTAAACGGTCCTATAAATGTAATTATAGCTCTTTGTCGGGAATG GCTTCTATAATAGGGTTCCATACGGGAAAAGTTTTGTTTATTGGTGTACGAAACATCTTCTGTTTGCTTTGTACATTGGCGGAAAAAAGGCAAATTGACACACCAACTCATACTTGCTTCAAAAATTGGTCGGGTTCTCCAAATGCAATGGAATCCGACATAATTGTTGGAGGTTTTCAACAAAGCATTCCAATGCATGGAGCCAAGTATATTCGTTTAATAGGTTTGTAA